One Archangium violaceum genomic window, AGGAGGAGCACCAGCGCATGAGGGACGCCTTCGAGTCCTTCTGCCTGAGCACCCCATGGGGCGCTCTCTACCATGCCGTGTCTCCTCCCCCGCCGCGGAGCGCGGAGCGCATGGCCAGGCGGTTCGCCGCGCTGCTGCGCTTCTGGGATGTGCTCCAAGGCCCGCGCTATGCGTACAGGGTGCCCGACACCCACCACACAATCGACGGCCTCATGGACTACATCTACCGCAAGACGCTGGAGGCGTGGTGCCCCAGGGGGCCCGCCTCGGTGCGCGAGCACATGGCCCTGACGGTGGAGCGCATGTCTCGCGCTACCCGAGAGGATTGCATGGAGGCCGTGCTCCGGGTGATTCCTGTCCTGGTCGAGGTGGACACCGAGTTCAAGCACCGCGAGAAGCTCAGCGACCCGGGCTTCCTGCGCGAGCGCCTCGCCGCGCTTCCCCCGAAAGACTTCGAGGATTTCTCCAGCGCCTACAAATACACGGTGACCATGCAGTTGGCTGACTGGGACAGGGCGTTGGGGCGGCATTAGCATCCTAAGGTGGTCGATGTAGCGCACGCCCTCGAACACGACGTCGGGCCTGGCGGCCGCCACGCTTCCACGGACCTCCACCTGCAGAATGCGCCAAGGGCTCGCGCGGTCCTGCACCCCCGCGTCCTGTTTCTCCGCGTAGCGGGCCGCCGCCTCGGAGAGGGTCACCCACGAGAAGGGCACCCCCTCGACGTGCCCTGGGAATGTGTCAAAGGACTCGTTTCGGTACCTCGTCTCCTACGAGTCGTCTGACACCTGGGGCCGGACACCTGGGGCCGGGGCGAGGAGTGCCAGTCACCTGGGTGGGGTTTTGGTGTCACGGTGGTTGTGGTGGAATCGGGCCATGCGCTCCAATTTCCGGTGGGTTGCATGGGCGTTGCTCGCGGGTTGTGCCCCGTCCCCTCACCTCATGGCGCCCTCGCCCGAGGCTCCGGCGGCTGCTCCCGCCGCGAAACCCACGGAGGCGCCCGCGCCCTCGCGCTACCGGCTGGTGAGCGTCGAGGTCTTCGGCTCACGTCGCTACTCGCGCGAGGAGGTGCTTGCCGTCTTCGGTGTCCCGGAGGGCCGGGACGTGGACCTGTCCGGAGGCGAGCTGCTCCGTGAGGCGAAGCAGGGCAAGGATCGCCTGTTGTCGCGCTTTGCCTTCGCGCAGGTCCGCGTTGGCATCACCAACTACGAGGACACGCACACCGTGGAGGTGATGGTGAGCCTCGTGGACGTCGGGGACGAGTGGCGCCTCGACTTCGCGCCCAAACCAGACGGGACACCGGAGGACCCGGATGGACTGGTTGCCGCCTGGGCCGCCTATGAGGAACAGGCCGGAAAGCTGTACCTCGCGGGAGTGATGCCGGTGGGGGATGGCCCCTGCCGTGCCTTCCACTGTGGAGCCGGGTTCGGCCACCCGACGCTCGCGTCCCTGGAGGTGCGGTTCATCACCGGCGTGCCCGCGCACTTCGAGGCGCTGGTGAAGGTGCTGCGCACGGAGAAGGATGAGCACCGCCGCTCGCTGGTGCCCTTCCTGCTGGCCTACGGACGCACGCGCGAAGAGGTCGTGGAGGCGCTGCTGCCTGCGCTGCGGGATCCGAGTAGCGCGGTGCGCAACAACGCGATGCGGGTCCTCTGGCAGACGCAGCGCGGGGCCTCGAAGGCGCTGGTACCGCTCGCGCCGGTGCTGCGCGCGTTGCATGGCCCGTCCCTGACGGACCGGAACAAGGGCTCGGTCCTGCTCGGAGCCGTGGTGGAGAAGGACTCCAGCCTGCGGCTCGCGGCCCTGAAGGACGCTGGGCCGGTGCTGCTGGAGATGGTGGCCATGCGGCAGCGGACGGACCGGGAAGGGGCCCTGCTTGCGTTGCGAGCCCTGGCGGGACGTGATCTGGGCGAGGACCCTCAGGCGTGGAGGGGTTGGGTCGCGGAGTCACTCTCCAGGGCCGGAGCAGGGGAGGCGGCCCGGAAGTGAGCCGAGACGTCGGCCAGCCGGAAGATGTCCACGTGCTCCGGCAGCGATGCGGCGTCGAGCCAATACGGATCCGGGACGCTGTAGCTCGAAGCCATTCGCGTTCGGTGCTGGTCGTCCTGGGGACGACATCTGCTAGGGTGGACTTCGGAGGTATTCCGCTCTGGCGCGACGTCTACAGTGGTTATTGCTCGCTCTCCTCCTGACGGGGTCGACAGCGGCAGCACAGCAGCCCCAGCTCCCGGCTCGCGAGCAGCAGCAGCGGCAAGTCGTCGTCCCCAGCGGGCCCAACGACCCGGTGCCCGAGGTGCGGGTGGCGGCCAAGGTCACCACCTGGCTGCGCTTCAACGCCCCCATCGACAAGGCCTCTTTGGAGGTGGAGGGACGGGCGACGCGCTTCAAGCTGGTGGACCCGGGTGAGTACACCCTCGCCCTCGAGGTCGCTGTTGAACCGGGCCCCGGGGAGAAGCTGGGCGTGCGGGTGCGCTACAAGGAGGCCGGCAGTCCGGCCTACGCCACCCTCGCGCTCGTCTCCCACCCCACGTGGGTGGACAAGGAGCTGGAGGTCGTTCGCCGCCCACGCACCGTCGAGGCGTTGGAAGCAAGGCTGGCCCACGTGGAGGCCGAGCTCGTCGCCCTGAAGGCCCAGTGCGCGCGGAGCGGGCTTCCCAACCTCGCGTTCTCGGGGCTGCTGGACTCGAAGAACGTCCGGGCCAGGCCCTTCTGGGGGAAGGCGGCCCCCGGCCACAAGAGCGGCCTCGTGCCGGGGAAGGGCATTGGCTACCGGGCCACGCACTGGGGCATGGTGGTTTTCCGCGTCCGCAACCTCCCTGGACAGTCGGCCTGGGCGCCCGGTACGGCCCGGCTCACCAGCACGAAGGGCACCTCGGTGAAGGTGCTGTCGGTGCACATGGAGAAGCCGCAACTCGAAGCAGGGGAGTCCGCTCTGGTAGCGGTGCTGGTGGAGCCACCTGTTTCCACCGAAAGACTCTTCCAACTGGAGCTTGTGGACGCCGAGGGCGGGCGGCTCCTTCCCATGACCGAAGTCGAATTCTAGGAGGCCAGCCCATGACGGAAGTTCTTCACCCGGACCATCTCCAGTCCGGCGATAGGGTGGGCGCCTGGCGGGTTGTGGGAAGGCTGGGCGTCGGCGGCTCGGCTCGTGTCCTCAAGGTGGAGCGCGCGGGCCTTTTCTACTCGATGAAGGTGTCGCTGCGGCCCGTGTCGCCCGAGGAAGAGGTGCCGGGGACAGAGGAATCCGCCACGCGGATGGCACGCGAGGCAGGCGCTCTTCTCACGTGCGCGCCCCACCCCAACCTGGTGCGTGTGCATGCGGTGGACTGCTGGCCCCACCCTGGCAACGGTTACCCTTTCATCGTTACCGACCTGGTGGAAGGAGACGACTGGCACGTGTGGCGTTGGAGGACGAACCCCAACGTCGCGCGGCTGGTGGACTGCTTCTCCGAGGTGGTGCGCACCGTCGGCTCGCTGCATGAGCACGGTGCGTATCACCGCGACTTGAAGGCAGAGAACCTCCTCATCCGCCGGGAGGATGCGCGCGTCTTTCTCATCGATTTTGGCAACGTGCGCATGCCGGGCACCTTCGCGCAGACCCTGGGCGTCCCGCCAGGCGTGTTCCACCTGCTGCCACCCGAGCTCCTCGAGTACACCCGCAGCAACGTGTGGACGAAGGGGATTCCCTTCCGGGGCGGCGTGCCGGCGGACCTCTACGCCCTGGGCATCCTGCTCTACCAGGGCCTCACGGACAGGCATCCCTTCGACCCCCACCTGTCGGACGAGGCGCTGACGACAGCCATCGCCACCGTGCCGCCGATGGCACCCCACCTCGTCAATCCACGGGCACCGCGCTCCCTTGGTGACATCGCCATGAAGCTGCTGGAGAAGCAGCCCGAGGCACGCTACCCCGACACCCAGGCGCTGCTGCAGGCCCTGTGGATGGCGGGCAAGGAGCGCACCGCTCCTGCCTGGAAGGTGCCGCTCATTGCGTCCACCGCGGAAGCCCCGGTGGAGGCCGCGGTCGAGGAGAAGGAGGCGTGGCTGGCCCGTCGGCAGCAGGAGGCGCCCAAGGCGGAAGAGGCTCCACTTCCGGAGGATTCCCAACCGCAGCAGGAGGAGGCATCCAAGAAGGAGGAGGCTCCACCTCTCGGGGATGCCGAGCCACAGGAGAAGGCCCCCCAAGAGGTGCCGCCGCCCAGGGAACGACGCACGTGGCGGACGTGGCACCTGGTCGCGGTGGGGGTGCTTCTCCTTTCGGTCCTCTTCCTTGCCTCATGGCTGGTGCGATCCACACTCCGGTCGCCCCTCATGGCGGAGCCCACCGCCTCCGTCGCCATCGAGAAAGGAAGCGCGCCCGTGCCCACCTCCACCTCGCCCCAGGACTCGGCTCCCACCCGCGGCAGCTCGAGCCTCAAATTCCTCGCCGTGTGGCTGTGCACCGCCACCGGCCTGGGCTGTCCCGCCGCCCAGGTACGGCCGGAGTCCGAGGCCTGTTCCGATGAGGCCAGTCGCAACATGTTCGAGGTGCTGAAGCTCAACGAGGGCATGGAGCTTCAGGCCGTCGTGGATATCAACCAGCCTGGGGAGCCGACCGAGGATGGGACCTACCGCGACGGGCCCATCGTTGGTCTCGTGGTGCAGCGCGACTGGTCCCCTCCAGAACTGCCCGGTGGCACCATTTTGTACGGGAGGCTCTGGACGAGCCCCGGCATCCAGAATCAGGATGGTGAGGAGGCTGTCCTGGGGCGCTACACCGAGGCCCTGCTACCGGACGGCCGCAAGCTGCCAGTGTGCATCGTTCTCGGCGGACCCGAGGGCCGCTGGCGCAAGCTGCCCGGCTCCAAGCCTGGTGCTGTTCGGCTACCGAGGGAACTCCCGGTGGCTGCCGTCTGGCGCTGGCCCTGAAAAGTCGTCTGACACCCTGCGCGGCCAAGGGCAAGGGCAGACCGATTTCGGCCGTTGGAGGTTGACCAGCAGGCGCTGGAGCACCGCTTCGTTGCCGGGCAGCGCGAAGTGATCCACTCCGGGGTTGTCCGTCAGCTCGAACCGGAAGCAGGGCATGTTCTGCCAGACGGCAATCGAGTCGTTGGTGATGTCCTCCTGATTGAGATCCCCGTCCGGACGGGTGAAGAAGACCGTGGTGTCCGTGACGAGCTGCCCGACGCTCAGGTCCTGCAGTTCCATGCCCACCACCGTCTCGAACCCCGAGCCCTTCTCCGCATAGACATCGACGTTGGGGAAGAAGGCCGGATCGGCGAACTCGACGAAGCCGGTGTAGTAGGCCGCCAGGTGCCTCGCGAGGGGGAGGCCCGCGTCCTCGAAGATCCGCAGGTTGTCCGCCGGCGTGTAGCTCCTGCCCCCATCAATAGTAGCCAGCACGATCTCCGCATCGCCAAAGACCGCTGGATCGGCGGAGCTCATGTAACTGGAGGGGTGGCTCTGGTACATGGCGGCACTGCTGGCCGCGTTCGCCGCATCCACCGGGAAGGTGAAGTCGCGGGTGTTGAGCCCCGTGAAGTACACGGGATACAGCAGGCCCTGTCCCGGCCAGTTGCCAGCGATCGGGGTGAATCCGTGGATGTACCGGTTCTTCCAGGCCTGGCTGGTGTGGGTCAGCAGGTACTGGGCATAGAGCGGCCCGTTGGAGTGACCCACCAGGTGCACGGGGGTGTTCCCGTTCTCGCGGTAGACCTCCTCGATCAGCTCGATGGTGCGCTCGAGGAAGCCATCCATATCCGGAGTCAGGCGGGAGTCATAGCCGGCGACGCGGATGTTCACGTCCCGCGTGTAACCGGCCGCTTCCAGGAATTGGTACAGGGGTTCGTAGAACGGCGCGCTCGCTGTCTTGCCGAAGTGCAGGAGCTTGACCTTGACGCCCCGCTGGTTGGTGAAGCGCTTCGCCATGGGCCTGTCGGCATGGGGCTTGTAGACCAGGGTAAGAAGCTTGTCCTGACAGACCTGGCTGAAGGTGCTGCTGGGAGAATCGTTGAGGAACCAGTCCTCGAAAGTTCCGTAACGGGGGCACTCCGGGAAGGCGGTCTGGTTCACCACCTTCACCAGGAGGCGAGTGAAATGGAAGGCTGGGAACAGGACGACTGGAGTGTGCGGTGGACTCGTGTTCCCGCCGCCGGTCGTGGCGAGAACGGTGCTGCTCCACAAAAAGGTGAACAACGCGAGGACACCACCAAGGCGCATCGGCGCGTTCTTCATGGGCTTCTCCGGCGGATTTTTCGGAACGGGGACTCGGCAGGATGAAGTGTGCGAGTCCTCCCGTAAACCGCGCGCCAGTACGATGCGGTATCGACAAATCCACAATCTTGGCGTCATCTTCTCGCGACAACTACGTTGACTCACTGGCGCCGCCGGGGTGTGCGCCGGGGTCTTCGCACCTGCTCCTACGAGTCGTCTGACACCCTGAGCGCTGGTTCAGCGCTCCTTTTTGTGCCGGGCGTTCACCTTCTTCACCCAATCGAGCTCGCGAAGCCGGTCGGTATTCGGCAGCCCGAACCCGAGGCTGGCCGGGACGCGGAACGAGAGCCCCGCGGTGACTCCCCACCGGGGCTGAGTCCCCTGGAAGCCCGTGCTGGCCTCGATGAAAACGCCCGTCGCCTGATAGCCGGCCCAGAAGGCGCCGCTCCGCATGAGGCTCTTGGGCTCCGTGCCCGTCTCTCCGTTCACGTAGCGGGCCCACTCCAGCGAGAAACGGGCGGCGGCCTCCACTCCCGCTCCATCCCCGAACAGGCCGCGTACCTGCCCATGCAGGCCGTAACGGCGGAAGACGACGTTCCAGTTGCTCGGGCCGAGGCATCCACGGTCGGGCTTGATGCTGCCGGGCTTCGGGTCCGTCTGCTCCACGGGAAACAGGACGCCCAGCTCGAGCGTGGGGCCATGCACCACCCGCTCATCGTGTAGGGGTTGCAAGAGGTAACCCGCCTGCGCGTCCCACGCGGGGCCCGACTGTGGAGCCCTCAATCTCCAGCCCGAGACGGGAATGGTGGCCTGGTAGTTCGGGACGGGTCGTACCGAGCGCGTGCGCCCATCCCACGCCGGGCCGAATCCCATCCGCGCCTCGATCGGGGGCGTGACCCACGCGAAGCACCCGGTCTGCGCGAGTCCCAGCACCACCAGCATCCACCGTCGCATGTGTCCCTCCCGCTGGACTCTAGCCGATATCACGCGTCCCCCACCGGTTGGGCACCTCGGGCGGCCGGTTCTGGACGGCATCGGGGTTCTTCAGTGGAGGTCCGACAGATGGAGCCAGGAGATGAGTGGTTTCAAGCGCGGCCTTCCCTTGGCGGCAGTCTACCGCGAAGGCACGCGGACAACTCCAGCTGGCGTGCTTCAGGGAACAGGCCGTGGGTTGCCCCAGGCCGCCGCGGCAATCCTCCACTGTCCCCCGGTGTGCACGAGCAGCAGGTGGTCGATGTAGCGCACTCCCTCGAACACGACGTCCAGCCTGGCGGCCGCCACGCTTCCACGGACCTCCACCTGCAGAATGCGCCACGGGCTCGCGCGGTCCTGGACTCCCGCGTCCTGTTTCTCCGCGTAGCGGGCCGCCGCCTCGGAGAGGGTCACCCACGAGAAGGGCACCCCCTCGACGTGCACGCGGTAGTAGAGGCAGTTGGGGGTGTGCGTCTGGTGCAACAGTGCGGGGCTGTAGGCGGCGTGCGCCTCGATCTTTCCGGCGAGCACCGCGCGAATCTCCTCCTGCGCGGAGGGGGACCCGGTCGCGCGCTCACCGGGCTCGAGCCGCTGGAACACCTTGCCCACGATGCGCCAGCCCGCGGGCGAGTCCACCACGAGCAGCAGATCATCGAACGTGTGGCCGGGCCAATGAGAGACAGCCTCCACCAGGGCGAACGGGCCCTCACGGTCGAGCACCGTCATCCGGCGCTCGGTCGCGGGCTCCGGGTGGTTCGCCTTCGCGTCCAGCACTTGCCACCACTCCAGCTGTGTGCGCGTCCGCAGCTCTCCGCTGCCCTCCACCCAATGCATGACGGTACCGGGATGGAAGGCCGAGCGCAGCAGACGGCTGGAGCTCGTGTCGGACGCGCGGAAGTACGTCCGCACGGCTTCCTCGGGCGTGAGGTTCTGACGAGGGGGCGGGGCGAAGGAGGACATGGGGCGGGTGTGCGTGCAGGCCGAGAGCAATGCGAGGGTCGCCAGCACGAGGAGTGACCTGGGCATGGCGGGAACATGCGCCCGGACCCGACCGGACACCATTTGATAGTTCCAGGCGGAAGCCATAGAAAGGTTCGATGGACTTCCCGGAGCTCCCCTTCCTGCGTACCTTCGTGACCGTCTACGAGGCGCGCAGCATCACAGCGGCCTCGGCGCGCCTGCATCGCACCCAGCCCACGGTGAGCTATCAGCTGCGCCGCCTGGAGGAGGCGCTCGGCGCGCCGCTATTCGAGCGCCGCTCGGCGCGTCTCGTCCCCACGCCCGTGGCGGCTCGGCTCTTCCGGTTCCTCGGAGGCTTCGCCCGTGATTTGCAGGCCGTGCTGCAGGGAGATGAGGAGGGCCGGCCGCTGGAGATCGCGGCGGTGTCTGGCTTTGGCCGCTACGTGCTCTTTCCTCGGGTGCTCGAGTCGGAGCGGCTGCGGCGGGCGCTGACGCTGCGCTACCCGTCAGCCGAGGGCGTCTTCCGCCAGGTGCTCGAGGGGCAGGTGGATGTGGGCTTCTCCTTCAGGGCCACGGTGCACCCGGGCCTCGTACTGGAGCCGGTCTACGAGGAGAAGTTGGTGCTCGTCGCGGGGCCGGCCTGGGCCCGCCGGCTGCGTGTCCAGGCGGACTTCCAGGACGTGCCGCTCGTGACCTACGACGAGGGCGACTACGTGGTGGGCCGTTGGCTCGGCCATCACTTCGGCAGGCGCCATCCGCGTTGGTATAGCACCGCGCATTTCGAGGAGCTGGAGGAGGTGCTGGAACTGGTGGCGCGCGGGCAGGGCGTCGCCGTTGTCCCCGACTTCTGCATTACCCAGGGACGAGCCCTGCGGGTGGTGGGTTGGGGCAAGGCCGCCCTGACGAACACGGTCTACGTGGTGCAACGGGCCCACGCGCCCGTGCGTCCGGCCGTCGTGGAGTTGCTCGGCCGCCTGCGCGGGCCCGGGGGCGGCACGACGTGACGCGTGCCGGGCGGGCTGCCCCAAAGCTGAGCGAGGACATGTCAGACGCTCTGGAGAAGGTGGGCCCCTTCAACCAGCGGCATCACGACATGAAACCTCGGAGGCTTGGAACTTGGAAACCCCTGGACGCGGATTCGGAAGGGCCGTGGTCATCGGCAGCAGCATGGCGGGGCTTTTGAGCGCGCGGGTGCTCGCGGACCATTTCGAGAAGGTCATCCTCCTGGAGCGGGACCATCGGCCGGAAGGGCCCCAGCCTCGAAAAGGAGTCCCTCAGGGTCCGCACATCCACGTCTTGCTGGACACGGGCCGGCGGCTCCTGGACGGGTTCTTCCCCGGCCTCTTCCAGGACCTGCGAGAGCAGGGCGCCGAGCTCATCGACTCGAGTGGGGACCTCGCCTGGCACCACTTCGACGTCTGGAAGGCGCGTTACACCAGCGGCATTCCCTTGCTGCTATGCACCCGCACCTTCCTGGAGTGGAACGTGCTGCGCCGCGTGCTGGCGCTGCCCAACGTCGAGCTGCGAGAAGGGTGCTCCGCCGAGAGGCTGCTCACGGACCCGGCCCGGCAGCGCATCACGGGAGTCCAGCTGAAGGGGCCTTCGGGAGAAGAGCCGTTGGAGGCCGCTCTGGTCGTGGACGCCAGCGGCCGAGGTTCGCGAGCGCCTCAGTGGCTCGAGGCGCTCGGCTATGGCCGTCCCGAGGAGGAGCAGGTGGGAGTCGATCTCGCCTACACCTCTCGCCTCTACGCGCGCCCCGCGAGCTTCCAGGGGGAGTGGAGCGCGCTCATGCAATACCCTTGTCCGCCGTCCACCTGGCGCGCGGGCTTCATCTCGAACGTGGAGGGGGGCGGTGGCTCGTCACCCTCAACGGCTACTTCGGAGACCACGCCCCCACGGAGCCCGAGGGCTTCCTCGAGTTCGCCCGCTCACTGCCCCGGCCGGAGCTCCATGCCTACCTGCGGGACGCGAAGCCGCTGGGACCGATCACCACGCACAAGGTGAAGGACTCCCGCTGGAGGCACTACGAACACATGGCGCGCTTCCCGGAGGGCCTGGTGCTCCTCGGCGACGCCGTGTGTGCCTTCAACCCCCTCTTCGGCCAGGGCATGTCCGTGGCGGGCCTGGGCGCGGAACTGCTCCACGAGTGCCTCCGCGAGCAGGCCCGGCGCTCGCCCGGGAATCTCGAGGGACTGGCCCAGCGCTTCCGGAAGCGGCTGCCCGAGGTCATCCGCCTGCCGTGGTTCATGAGCACCCTCATGGATCTGCAATACCCCCGGGCCACCGGCAAGCGCGGGCCCGGCATGGGCCTCCTGCACTGGTACATCCGGCGGATGCTGGAGCGGAGCTCGCGAGACGCCGTCGTCCACCGGCAGTTCCACTGCGTCCTTCATCTCCAGTCCGGGCTGGGTGCCGTCCTCCAACCCTCCGTGGCCCTGGCGGTGCTGACGCACGGGGCCAAGGCGCTCTTCGTTCCGCTCCGGGAGCGGGCGAACACGGACACCCTGCCTCCTCCCCCGGAGGCGCGGCCGCCGACTTCCTAAGGCGTGGGCCGGGCCGGGGCCTCGAGCCTCCGACGAAGGTCCGCGTGGGTCACCGAGGGAGTGCCGTCGGGGCCCACGCGGGAGTGTCCATCATCCGAATAGAGCGCCGGGCGCCAGAACAGCGTCCGCAGGGCGTGGAGGTGCGGATAGACGATGGATGCCTCGGGGTTGATCGCGCGCAGGTGCTTGCGCAGGAGCGGCGCGAACTTCGGGCTCATCGCCGGGAAGATGTGGTGCTCCTGGTGGTAGCTGAAGTTGAGGTGGATCCAATCCATCACCGGGTGGGTCTCCACACTGGCCGTGTTCACGAAGGGGTTGTCGGTGTCCTGGGACGCCGGCAGGAGCCAGTGGTTGGTGGCGATGTAGATCATCAGCGTGATGTTGCTGAAGACATGGGGGAGGATGAGCGCGTAGAACGCGCCCCGTGGCCCCAGGACCCAGCCCAGCGTGCCCCAGCCGAGCGCGAGGAGTACCGTGAGGATCCGCTCCCGGGCGCGATGCATGCGCACATGCTGGAGCTGGGGCTGGTTGCTGTGATGCCACAAGAAGGCCTGGCCCTGGGCGGTGAAGAACAGGCTGAAGCTGATGTAGCTGAGCCAGGAGCGCGAACCCGGTGATATCGCGTGGAACACCTTGGCGAACCACTGGGTGCGCCACTCCTGCTGGCGCGGGAGGATGTCCGGATCCCGAACATGGATGTTCGCCGCGCTGTGATGCGCCTGGACGTGCCAGGCGCGCCAGTTGCCAGGGGTCACCAGCCACGGGCTGAAGCCGATCCAGCCGATGAGCTCCTCGAGCACCTTGCTGCGGAACACGGCGTGGTGCAGCGCTTCATGGGCGACGAAGCCAACGGTGACGAGCATCTGCCCGAGCACGAACGAGATGAGGAGGCACGCCCACCAGGGCAGCCGCCCGCTCCCCACCGCCCACACCAGGGCGATCATCACGGGCACGTGCGCGAATGCGAGGACCCCGCGCAGGGGCTGAGGCTTGAAGGCTTCCGGAGGCATCGCGCTGCGCAGCTCGGCGCGGAGCCGCCGGTAGTCATCGACCGGGATGCGGGTCGCGGAGGAAGTGGAGGAGCTCATGTGTTCATCCGATCTGGTGGTGTCTCAGTTCATGGGCCGGGCGATGCCACCCTCGAGCAACATCCGAAGGCGCCCCGCTCCGTCGAGCGCCGCGACGCTGCCGCACTGGAGGATGTCTCCTTCCAAGCGCGGGGCGAGGGCCTTCAGGGCGAGGCGGTGCGGCGCGCCGTCCTTCCCATCCACCAGGCCCCGGTCGAACGTTGCTCGCCGGAATCTGATGGGCGCGAACACGGCGCTCGACACCCCATCCACGTGCATCGCGCTCAGCCGCAAGGCCGCGTCCAGCACGAGCGCGGGGACGGTGCTCCCCGCCTGCCGAGGCGCCGTCGGGAGGTCGAGCCGCGCGAAGCGGGCCGTCCGCTCGAGCCGGATCTCCTCCAGACAGTCGAACATCTTCCGCAGTTCGATGGGGCCCCCGGCGGCACAATGGGGATCGTGGACGGCCAGGCCGCTCCCCGAAGGCGTGGCCGCCTCGAGCTGCGGCGTGGCCCGGGGGGGCTCCGCGGTCAACGTGAAGCGGGCCTCGGCGTAGACGAGGTCTCGCTCGAGCACCACGCCCGATGCGTGGATGATGTCGCCGGTCAGCTTGACCCGCACGCAATGGCGGCCGGGCTCGTCGGCCAGTTGGGTGCATTCGGCTCGCAGCTGCTGCCGTCCCCCTGGCTTGACGCGGATGAAACGCGAGAACTGGACGTCCTCGATGGTGACGGTGCGCAGCTCTGGCCGTCCCTCGCCGAGCGCGGCTTGCAGCATCAGATCCAAGGCCCATGCCCCGGGCAGCGTGGGCGTGCCGCGGACGAGGTGGTCCTCGAGGCAGGGGACGCTCGTCGCGTCGACCACGAGCTCACGCCGCACGGGCCCGGCGGGCAGCAACTCCAGCCCGTAGTAGGCACGCTCGTTCTCGGTGAGCTGCACGTTGATCGGCTCGCGCGGCCGGCCCTCGACGAGCTGGAGGAAGAGCGCTTCGCCCTCCTCGGCGCGGATTCCACGCAGCTGACGGCTGGCCCCGAGCACGCGGTACTCCGAGCCGCGCGTCATTCCGATACCGTCCCAGGCCAACCACCCCACGCTGCACCAGCGGACCTCCTGGCTGGCCTCGCTGACCCAGGCGCAGAGTCGATCCAGCGCCTCGTTGGCCGCCCCGTAGTCCGCCTGTCCGTCATTGCCGATGAAGCTGAAGGCGGAGGTGAGGACGTGGAACGGCACCGGTCGCGCGAAGCTGCTCGCGCAGGCCTCGCGGAGGTTGCGCAATCCGAGCAGTTTGGTGTCCAGGTTGGTGCGTAGCTCGGCGAGACGCCGGCGGTTCAGCTTCTTGGAGGTCTGGGTGCCGGCACCGTGCACCACCAGGTCCAGGCGCCCGTGCTCGCGGGCGATCTCCTGAATCACCCGCTCCACCTCCTCGGGTCGGGTCACGTCCGCGACCCGATAGACCATCTGCCCGGGGAGCCGCGCGAGTCC contains:
- a CDS encoding HEAT repeat domain-containing protein, with the translated sequence MRSNFRWVAWALLAGCAPSPHLMAPSPEAPAAAPAAKPTEAPAPSRYRLVSVEVFGSRRYSREEVLAVFGVPEGRDVDLSGGELLREAKQGKDRLLSRFAFAQVRVGITNYEDTHTVEVMVSLVDVGDEWRLDFAPKPDGTPEDPDGLVAAWAAYEEQAGKLYLAGVMPVGDGPCRAFHCGAGFGHPTLASLEVRFITGVPAHFEALVKVLRTEKDEHRRSLVPFLLAYGRTREEVVEALLPALRDPSSAVRNNAMRVLWQTQRGASKALVPLAPVLRALHGPSLTDRNKGSVLLGAVVEKDSSLRLAALKDAGPVLLEMVAMRQRTDREGALLALRALAGRDLGEDPQAWRGWVAESLSRAGAGEAARK
- a CDS encoding DUF2381 family protein, which produces MLALLLTGSTAAAQQPQLPAREQQQRQVVVPSGPNDPVPEVRVAAKVTTWLRFNAPIDKASLEVEGRATRFKLVDPGEYTLALEVAVEPGPGEKLGVRVRYKEAGSPAYATLALVSHPTWVDKELEVVRRPRTVEALEARLAHVEAELVALKAQCARSGLPNLAFSGLLDSKNVRARPFWGKAAPGHKSGLVPGKGIGYRATHWGMVVFRVRNLPGQSAWAPGTARLTSTKGTSVKVLSVHMEKPQLEAGESALVAVLVEPPVSTERLFQLELVDAEGGRLLPMTEVEF
- a CDS encoding serine/threonine protein kinase produces the protein MTEVLHPDHLQSGDRVGAWRVVGRLGVGGSARVLKVERAGLFYSMKVSLRPVSPEEEVPGTEESATRMAREAGALLTCAPHPNLVRVHAVDCWPHPGNGYPFIVTDLVEGDDWHVWRWRTNPNVARLVDCFSEVVRTVGSLHEHGAYHRDLKAENLLIRREDARVFLIDFGNVRMPGTFAQTLGVPPGVFHLLPPELLEYTRSNVWTKGIPFRGGVPADLYALGILLYQGLTDRHPFDPHLSDEALTTAIATVPPMAPHLVNPRAPRSLGDIAMKLLEKQPEARYPDTQALLQALWMAGKERTAPAWKVPLIASTAEAPVEAAVEEKEAWLARRQQEAPKAEEAPLPEDSQPQQEEASKKEEAPPLGDAEPQEKAPQEVPPPRERRTWRTWHLVAVGVLLLSVLFLASWLVRSTLRSPLMAEPTASVAIEKGSAPVPTSTSPQDSAPTRGSSSLKFLAVWLCTATGLGCPAAQVRPESEACSDEASRNMFEVLKLNEGMELQAVVDINQPGEPTEDGTYRDGPIVGLVVQRDWSPPELPGGTILYGRLWTSPGIQNQDGEEAVLGRYTEALLPDGRKLPVCIVLGGPEGRWRKLPGSKPGAVRLPRELPVAAVWRWP
- a CDS encoding lipase/acyltransferase domain-containing protein, producing the protein MKNAPMRLGGVLALFTFLWSSTVLATTGGGNTSPPHTPVVLFPAFHFTRLLVKVVNQTAFPECPRYGTFEDWFLNDSPSSTFSQVCQDKLLTLVYKPHADRPMAKRFTNQRGVKVKLLHFGKTASAPFYEPLYQFLEAAGYTRDVNIRVAGYDSRLTPDMDGFLERTIELIEEVYRENGNTPVHLVGHSNGPLYAQYLLTHTSQAWKNRYIHGFTPIAGNWPGQGLLYPVYFTGLNTRDFTFPVDAANAASSAAMYQSHPSSYMSSADPAVFGDAEIVLATIDGGRSYTPADNLRIFEDAGLPLARHLAAYYTGFVEFADPAFFPNVDVYAEKGSGFETVVGMELQDLSVGQLVTDTTVFFTRPDGDLNQEDITNDSIAVWQNMPCFRFELTDNPGVDHFALPGNEAVLQRLLVNLQRPKSVCPCPWPRRVSDDFSGPAPDGSHREFPR
- a CDS encoding nuclear transport factor 2 family protein, which encodes MPRSLLVLATLALLSACTHTRPMSSFAPPPRQNLTPEEAVRTYFRASDTSSSRLLRSAFHPGTVMHWVEGSGELRTRTQLEWWQVLDAKANHPEPATERRMTVLDREGPFALVEAVSHWPGHTFDDLLLVVDSPAGWRIVGKVFQRLEPGERATGSPSAQEEIRAVLAGKIEAHAAYSPALLHQTHTPNCLYYRVHVEGVPFSWVTLSEAAARYAEKQDAGVQDRASPWRILQVEVRGSVAAARLDVVFEGVRYIDHLLLVHTGGQWRIAAAAWGNPRPVP
- a CDS encoding LysR family transcriptional regulator, producing the protein MDFPELPFLRTFVTVYEARSITAASARLHRTQPTVSYQLRRLEEALGAPLFERRSARLVPTPVAARLFRFLGGFARDLQAVLQGDEEGRPLEIAAVSGFGRYVLFPRVLESERLRRALTLRYPSAEGVFRQVLEGQVDVGFSFRATVHPGLVLEPVYEEKLVLVAGPAWARRLRVQADFQDVPLVTYDEGDYVVGRWLGHHFGRRHPRWYSTAHFEELEEVLELVARGQGVAVVPDFCITQGRALRVVGWGKAALTNTVYVVQRAHAPVRPAVVELLGRLRGPGGGTT